A region from the Phycisphaeraceae bacterium genome encodes:
- the topA gene encoding type I DNA topoisomerase — MAKTKRSQPDSASADAQASATAAKKSPRSRQAGRAAGGRPRNADGKHLVIVESPTKAKTINKYLGSEYVVMASVGHVRDLPSSSAGLKGKKRPPVPGVDLEHDFKPTYEIMPAKRQTVTDLKKVAKSAADVWFATDLDREGEAIAWHLAQALDVPLKTAKRVVFNAITKGEIQNAFNHPRSIDENKVNAQQARRILDRIVGYQVSPLLWKKVAGGLSAGRVQSVAVRLVVERERLIEAFVPEEFWKITGYFTPDLKNAAALSRELREWLAAADKAEPRTIRERIGWVGQRGALRAELVEVGGKEFKAVDREETLATARKLGFSLDSADDRQDEKGRGPAKFLTTLHGHVENPPRYNVHSIQTKRVSSRPPGPFITSTLQQNASTRLGFPLQRTMRVAQQLYEGIDLKGMGGPTGLITYMRTDSTHLSGEALNMARSFIDRSYGAKYLPEKPNFFASSNKAAQEAHEAIRPTDAALTPDKIRSYLNEEQFKLYRMIWERFVACQMVNAEWDSTTVMIAAENGESGRNDAGAAPMALFKSTGRSLVFDGYLKVSGIPNAGDEALLPPLKEAQPLAPLHIDPTQHFTSPPPRFNEASLQKKLEEEGIGRPSTYAAIISTIQDRGYVSQLSQRDRRLYATDLGKVVTDKLVEAFPTIMDVAYTREMEGELDKIEEEHHDWVQMLHNFYGPFKKYLETAHGTMVHAKAETEESEYTCPECNAPMVYRFGKSGRFLSCGRYPDCKYAVQIDREGKPQPPELSDIACPICKGPMTRRVGKFGPFLGCQNYPTCKGIVRLDPKKGGVIAPKTPPLLTDLPCNKCGNPLNLRRSARGPWLSCSTFPKCRGRLAWTAVDPDKQAKLEAALSDHERANPQPKITTLDGREVADGYVPQVQGAEAHDEPPPDASSIEDAA; from the coding sequence ATGGCCAAGACGAAGCGTTCCCAACCCGACTCCGCCTCAGCAGACGCTCAAGCGTCCGCTACCGCTGCGAAGAAATCTCCTCGTTCCCGACAAGCCGGCCGCGCCGCGGGAGGACGCCCCCGAAATGCCGACGGCAAGCATCTGGTCATCGTCGAAAGTCCGACCAAAGCCAAGACCATCAATAAGTACCTGGGATCCGAGTATGTCGTGATGGCCAGCGTCGGGCATGTGCGCGACCTGCCCAGCAGCTCGGCCGGTCTGAAGGGCAAAAAGCGTCCGCCGGTCCCCGGGGTCGATCTCGAACACGATTTCAAACCCACCTACGAGATCATGCCCGCCAAGCGGCAGACCGTGACCGACCTGAAAAAGGTCGCCAAGAGCGCAGCGGATGTGTGGTTTGCGACCGACCTCGACCGTGAGGGCGAAGCGATCGCCTGGCATCTGGCGCAGGCTCTGGATGTGCCATTAAAGACTGCCAAGCGTGTGGTCTTCAACGCGATCACCAAGGGTGAAATTCAGAACGCCTTCAACCATCCGCGCTCGATTGATGAAAACAAGGTTAACGCGCAGCAGGCCCGCCGCATCCTTGACCGGATCGTCGGTTATCAGGTTTCGCCGCTGCTCTGGAAAAAAGTCGCGGGCGGTTTGAGTGCCGGTCGTGTGCAGTCGGTCGCGGTGCGTCTGGTCGTCGAGCGGGAGCGGCTGATCGAAGCGTTCGTGCCTGAGGAATTTTGGAAGATCACCGGTTACTTCACCCCCGACCTGAAAAACGCCGCTGCGCTTTCGCGTGAGCTGCGTGAATGGCTGGCGGCGGCGGACAAGGCTGAGCCGCGCACGATCCGCGAGCGGATCGGATGGGTCGGACAGCGCGGCGCGCTGCGTGCAGAGCTTGTCGAGGTCGGCGGCAAGGAATTCAAGGCGGTTGACCGCGAAGAAACACTGGCGACGGCACGGAAACTGGGCTTCTCCCTCGACTCGGCGGATGATCGGCAGGATGAAAAAGGCCGCGGCCCGGCGAAATTCCTCACCACGCTCCACGGCCACGTCGAGAATCCCCCTCGCTACAACGTCCACTCGATCCAGACCAAACGGGTCAGCTCACGACCGCCCGGCCCGTTCATCACCAGCACACTCCAGCAGAACGCATCCACGCGGCTGGGATTCCCGCTCCAGCGCACCATGCGCGTCGCGCAGCAACTCTACGAGGGCATCGATCTCAAGGGCATGGGTGGCCCTACCGGCCTGATCACCTACATGCGTACCGACTCGACGCATCTGTCGGGCGAGGCGCTGAACATGGCGCGGAGCTTCATCGATCGGAGTTATGGCGCCAAATATCTGCCGGAGAAGCCGAACTTTTTCGCTTCAAGCAACAAGGCTGCGCAGGAGGCTCACGAGGCCATCCGCCCTACGGATGCCGCGTTAACGCCCGACAAAATCCGCTCGTACCTCAACGAGGAGCAGTTCAAGCTTTACCGCATGATCTGGGAGCGTTTCGTTGCCTGCCAGATGGTCAATGCGGAGTGGGACTCGACGACGGTGATGATCGCAGCGGAGAACGGAGAATCGGGACGAAATGACGCAGGCGCTGCGCCGATGGCACTTTTCAAGTCCACCGGCCGCTCGCTGGTGTTTGACGGCTACCTGAAAGTGTCGGGGATTCCCAACGCTGGCGACGAGGCGTTGCTCCCGCCGCTGAAGGAAGCGCAACCGCTCGCGCCGCTGCACATCGACCCGACGCAGCACTTCACCAGCCCGCCGCCGCGGTTCAACGAGGCATCGCTTCAGAAAAAGCTCGAAGAAGAAGGCATCGGTCGCCCCAGTACCTACGCGGCAATCATCTCCACCATTCAGGATCGCGGCTACGTTTCACAGCTCTCCCAGCGTGACCGACGGCTCTATGCGACCGATCTGGGTAAGGTTGTCACCGATAAGCTCGTCGAGGCGTTTCCCACGATCATGGACGTGGCCTACACCCGCGAGATGGAAGGGGAACTCGACAAGATCGAGGAGGAGCATCACGACTGGGTGCAGATGCTCCACAATTTCTACGGACCATTCAAGAAATATCTGGAGACGGCGCACGGCACGATGGTCCACGCCAAGGCGGAGACCGAAGAATCGGAGTACACCTGCCCGGAATGCAACGCGCCGATGGTGTACCGCTTCGGTAAAAGCGGGCGTTTTCTCTCCTGCGGTCGCTATCCCGATTGCAAGTACGCGGTGCAGATCGACCGTGAGGGAAAGCCGCAGCCGCCGGAGCTTTCCGACATCGCCTGTCCGATCTGCAAGGGTCCGATGACGCGGCGGGTCGGCAAGTTTGGTCCGTTCCTGGGCTGCCAAAACTATCCGACGTGCAAAGGCATCGTGCGGCTCGACCCGAAAAAGGGAGGGGTCATCGCACCCAAGACTCCGCCGCTGCTGACCGATCTGCCGTGCAACAAGTGCGGCAATCCGCTGAACCTGCGCCGCTCGGCGCGCGGACCGTGGCTGTCGTGCTCGACCTTCCCGAAATGTCGCGGACGATTGGCGTGGACGGCGGTCGATCCCGATAAGCAGGCGAAACTCGAAGCGGCGTTGAGCGATCACGAGCGGGCGAATCCGCAGCCGAAGATCACGACTCTCGACGGCCGCGAGGTGGCGGACGGTTACGTGCCTCAGGTACAGGGCGCGGAAGCCCATGATGAGCCGCCACCGGACGCCTCATCCATTGAAGATGCCGCCTGA
- a CDS encoding glycosyltransferase family 39 protein, with product MSAIFLLIAVTLSWMLGLLLATSLAGRGSGTRLVRCAVALPLGLAVTSAARFAVFMLLPVSFQEYGTALTVDLLLVALAGVLLKLVRPPRYDFAPRRGSGLWAFITTIALAAVLLLFFCRSAQQLWSQPFGDFDAVSIWNVRARFLYRAGMNWRDSFVASVHSDYPLNLPLSIERLWRYAGHETLLAPTGIALLSMAAVIAILFAAVRQTVGTTRACAAVMALLALPLFLGVGTIQYADVPIAALMLGSVTALWMATASPAAGRWIALSGVMAGAAAWTKNEGLLWTLALGVGVVIAELFRSNGTASDHAASSPPVTRINRGVKVLRHVLAFGLGALPFLAVVFWMKLSLSATNDVLKEQNRTNTLERIFDLDRHAEIFRGVWQHLLWPADHYGGTASVRWPGHFVLWVLAVYVLAAGVSLRGRWPAMTATLAALSITLAGFYGIYLITPHDLYYHIANSITRLFLQLYPIILLVIFSITRPMSRDNLNARPCHDAQASG from the coding sequence ATGAGTGCCATTTTCCTATTGATCGCCGTCACGCTCTCGTGGATGCTCGGTCTGCTGCTGGCCACGAGCCTCGCGGGACGAGGCAGCGGAACGCGACTGGTGCGCTGCGCCGTTGCGCTGCCGCTGGGGCTGGCGGTCACATCCGCGGCGCGATTCGCAGTGTTCATGCTGCTGCCCGTGTCGTTTCAGGAATACGGCACCGCCCTGACCGTCGATCTGCTGCTGGTGGCTCTGGCGGGCGTTCTGCTCAAACTCGTGCGGCCGCCTCGATATGACTTCGCACCTCGGCGGGGAAGCGGATTATGGGCCTTCATCACGACCATCGCGCTGGCCGCGGTGCTGCTGCTGTTCTTTTGCAGATCAGCTCAGCAGTTGTGGAGTCAACCCTTTGGCGATTTCGATGCTGTTTCCATCTGGAACGTGCGGGCCCGATTTCTGTACCGCGCGGGGATGAACTGGCGCGATAGCTTTGTCGCCTCGGTTCACAGCGATTACCCGCTGAATCTGCCGCTCTCCATTGAACGGCTATGGCGTTACGCTGGCCATGAAACTCTGCTCGCGCCGACGGGAATCGCGCTGCTGTCGATGGCTGCGGTCATCGCCATCCTTTTTGCCGCGGTGCGCCAGACAGTCGGCACAACACGAGCCTGCGCTGCGGTTATGGCTCTGCTGGCGCTGCCTTTGTTCCTCGGTGTCGGGACCATTCAATATGCCGATGTCCCCATCGCGGCTCTCATGCTGGGGTCTGTAACCGCCCTCTGGATGGCGACCGCTTCACCTGCGGCTGGACGATGGATCGCCTTGTCAGGCGTCATGGCAGGCGCTGCGGCGTGGACAAAAAACGAAGGGCTGCTTTGGACTCTGGCTCTGGGAGTCGGCGTCGTCATTGCGGAATTGTTTCGGAGCAACGGCACCGCATCCGATCATGCTGCATCCTCACCCCCGGTCACTCGCATCAATCGGGGTGTGAAAGTTTTACGGCACGTGCTGGCATTCGGCCTCGGTGCCCTGCCGTTCCTCGCAGTCGTATTCTGGATGAAGCTCTCGCTCTCAGCGACCAACGACGTGCTCAAAGAACAGAATCGGACAAACACGCTGGAGAGGATTTTCGACCTCGATCGACACGCGGAGATATTCAGAGGCGTCTGGCAACATCTGCTCTGGCCGGCGGACCACTACGGCGGAACCGCTTCCGTGCGCTGGCCGGGACATTTCGTGCTCTGGGTGCTGGCGGTGTACGTCTTGGCGGCAGGTGTCAGCCTGCGCGGACGGTGGCCGGCCATGACCGCTACGCTGGCGGCGCTGAGCATCACACTTGCCGGCTTTTACGGGATCTACCTCATCACGCCGCACGATTTGTACTACCACATCGCCAATTCGATCACCCGGCTTTTTTTACAGCTTTACCCGATCATACTTCTGGTGATCTTTTCCATCACGAGGCCGATGAGTCGCGACAACCTCAATGCCCGCCCGTGTCACGATGCCCAAGCATCGGGGTGA
- a CDS encoding phosphomannomutase/phosphoglucomutase: MLSQIFKAYDVRATYPDKLNESAAWKIGVATGRYLGAHAEDVGAPAGAMADTVLVSRDMRPSSPSLAAALIEGIRASGMNVVDLGMCDTPFIYFAVNYLGAAGGVQVTASHNPVQYNGFKISKTLARPVGAETGLKEIQAEAEKVGERGTLPLKGSLHERDLWGEYREHVLKFLTTPSRAIKVFVDSSNGMGGKFVPRIFSGQNNLQIIPLNFEITGKFVHEPNPLVAENMIPTQEGVRNSKADFGVCFDGDADRCILTDEKGQIIGCDHLTALLADYFLRKSPGTTIVYDLRSSKVVEETVRTLGGVPHKSRVGHVFMKAELRKSKGAFGGELSGHFYYRDNFFADSGAITFAAVLSVLGQSNKPISELIAPYRKYPQSGEINFRAEDKAGVMAALQAKYEKFADIDHLDGVTVDAWSRDAARGGWWFNVRASNTEPLLRLNAEAKTAAKLEAILAEITPMLGHRDTGGH, from the coding sequence ATGCTCAGTCAGATTTTCAAGGCCTATGACGTTCGCGCAACCTATCCCGACAAGCTCAACGAATCCGCTGCGTGGAAGATCGGCGTGGCGACGGGGCGCTACCTCGGTGCTCATGCGGAGGATGTCGGCGCGCCGGCGGGGGCGATGGCGGACACCGTTCTGGTGAGCCGGGACATGCGGCCAAGCTCGCCGTCACTGGCTGCTGCGTTGATCGAGGGCATCCGTGCCTCAGGCATGAACGTCGTCGATCTGGGCATGTGTGATACGCCGTTCATCTATTTCGCGGTCAACTATCTCGGTGCCGCCGGCGGGGTTCAGGTCACGGCGAGCCACAATCCCGTCCAATACAACGGCTTCAAGATTTCCAAGACGCTGGCGCGGCCGGTCGGTGCGGAAACGGGTCTCAAGGAAATCCAGGCTGAAGCCGAAAAAGTCGGAGAGCGCGGCACGCTTCCCCTCAAGGGCAGTCTGCACGAGCGTGATCTCTGGGGCGAGTACCGTGAGCATGTGCTGAAGTTTCTCACCACACCCAGCCGTGCGATCAAGGTGTTCGTGGACAGCTCGAACGGCATGGGCGGCAAGTTCGTTCCCAGAATTTTCAGCGGACAGAACAACCTTCAGATCATCCCGCTGAATTTCGAGATCACCGGAAAGTTTGTCCACGAACCGAACCCGCTGGTGGCGGAAAACATGATCCCTACGCAGGAAGGAGTACGGAACAGCAAGGCTGATTTCGGAGTCTGCTTTGATGGTGATGCGGATCGCTGCATCCTCACGGATGAAAAGGGACAGATCATCGGCTGCGATCACCTGACAGCCCTGCTGGCGGATTATTTCCTCAGAAAATCGCCGGGCACGACGATTGTGTACGACCTGCGTTCGAGCAAGGTCGTGGAGGAGACCGTCCGGACACTGGGAGGCGTGCCTCACAAGAGCCGCGTCGGTCACGTGTTCATGAAAGCGGAATTGCGCAAGAGCAAGGGAGCCTTCGGCGGGGAACTGTCCGGGCACTTTTATTACCGGGATAATTTCTTCGCCGACTCAGGAGCCATCACCTTCGCTGCGGTGCTGTCGGTGCTCGGACAGTCGAACAAGCCGATCAGCGAGTTGATCGCACCCTACCGAAAATATCCGCAGAGCGGCGAGATCAACTTCCGCGCGGAGGATAAAGCAGGCGTGATGGCTGCGCTGCAAGCCAAATACGAAAAGTTCGCTGACATTGACCATCTCGACGGCGTGACGGTTGACGCCTGGTCGCGTGACGCAGCACGAGGTGGGTGGTGGTTCAACGTGCGGGCGAGCAACACCGAACCGCTGCTGCGCCTCAACGCCGAAGCAAAGACAGCCGCGAAACTCGAAGCAATACTGGCGGAGATCACCCCGATGCTTGGGCATCGTGACACGGGCGGGCATTGA
- a CDS encoding aldehyde dehydrogenase (NADP(+)) has protein sequence MTTHTLTGRNLIDGQWVGSDPKTTRAVNPATGAVLEPGFHAATADEIEQAFAAAMSAYAATRDLPATRWADLLDAIADQIMALGDQLLTTGQNETALPPARLTGERARTTGQLKLFAALIRDGSWVDAVIDRADPNRQPLPKPDVRRMNQSLGPVVVFGASNFPFAFGACGGDTASALAAGNPVLVKAHTGHPATNELFAAAVLAALRQTNLPTGLFSLLQGSGTKVGAAMVKHPAAMAVGFTGSKSGGCALFDLAAARPRPIPVYAEMGSLNPFVILPGALRERRDTIAEGLAGSITLGGGQFCTKPGLVFVLDGPDADAFVAKLTEKISAAPAFTLLNAGIQKSFHEMTGKFQQVDQVKVRVAGACTATAGATASLYEVTASRWISEATLRDEAFGPASLVVRCENERQLLDAIELAGGNLTGSIHTGSADDTELVRRIVRVFEQTVGRIVFNGYPTGVEVCHAMVHGGPYPATTTPGFTSVGTSAIRRFVRPVAYQNTPDALLPAELRNANPRGILRLIDGKATRDSI, from the coding sequence ATGACTACTCACACACTGACAGGACGAAATCTCATCGACGGCCAGTGGGTCGGCAGCGATCCTAAGACGACACGGGCTGTTAATCCCGCCACCGGAGCTGTGCTGGAGCCTGGTTTTCACGCGGCGACGGCGGACGAAATCGAACAGGCCTTCGCCGCAGCGATGTCGGCATACGCGGCCACACGTGACCTGCCCGCGACACGCTGGGCGGATCTGCTCGACGCCATCGCCGATCAGATCATGGCCTTGGGCGATCAACTCCTGACAACTGGCCAGAATGAAACCGCGCTGCCTCCTGCACGCCTGACGGGTGAGCGCGCCCGAACGACAGGCCAGCTCAAACTTTTTGCCGCACTGATCCGAGATGGCTCGTGGGTGGACGCGGTGATCGACCGCGCTGACCCGAATCGTCAGCCGCTGCCCAAGCCGGACGTGCGGCGGATGAATCAATCGCTTGGTCCTGTGGTTGTCTTCGGAGCCAGCAATTTCCCCTTCGCTTTCGGAGCATGCGGCGGTGACACCGCGTCAGCTCTGGCGGCGGGAAATCCCGTCCTCGTCAAGGCACACACCGGACACCCGGCAACCAACGAATTGTTCGCCGCGGCTGTTCTCGCAGCTCTGCGGCAGACAAACCTGCCGACCGGGTTGTTCTCTCTGCTGCAAGGCTCAGGAACTAAAGTCGGTGCCGCGATGGTGAAACATCCGGCGGCGATGGCGGTGGGATTCACGGGATCTAAATCCGGCGGCTGTGCTCTTTTCGACCTGGCGGCCGCACGCCCCAGACCTATTCCCGTTTACGCTGAAATGGGCAGCTTAAATCCGTTCGTGATCCTTCCCGGCGCGCTGCGTGAGAGGCGCGACACCATTGCGGAGGGATTGGCCGGATCGATCACGCTCGGCGGCGGACAATTCTGCACCAAGCCGGGCCTGGTCTTCGTCCTTGATGGTCCGGATGCGGATGCCTTCGTTGCGAAGCTCACCGAAAAAATTTCCGCTGCCCCTGCATTCACCCTGCTCAACGCGGGCATCCAGAAATCATTTCACGAGATGACCGGAAAGTTTCAGCAGGTCGATCAAGTGAAGGTTCGCGTAGCCGGGGCGTGTACCGCGACAGCAGGCGCGACAGCATCGCTTTATGAGGTTACCGCTTCACGATGGATCAGTGAAGCGACTCTCCGCGACGAAGCATTCGGACCCGCATCGCTTGTGGTGCGATGTGAAAATGAACGGCAGCTTCTCGATGCCATCGAACTGGCCGGCGGCAACCTGACCGGCTCCATCCACACCGGCTCCGCGGACGATACCGAACTGGTGCGGCGAATCGTGCGGGTGTTTGAGCAAACAGTCGGACGGATCGTATTCAACGGCTATCCCACCGGCGTCGAAGTCTGCCACGCGATGGTTCACGGCGGACCTTATCCTGCGACCACCACGCCGGGCTTTACCTCAGTCGGCACCAGCGCGATACGCCGATTTGTCCGGCCTGTCGCTTACCAGAACACACCCGATGCCCTCCTGCCCGCGGAACTGCGCAACGCCAACCCGCGCGGTATCCTCCGCTTGATCGACGGGAAAGCGACCCGCGACAGTATTTGA
- a CDS encoding M20/M25/M40 family metallo-hydrolase, whose product MELLEKLIKTAAVSGREHRIRELIIQETKGLFDEVRTDPLGSLICVRRPRPAKNTRKKADNPLRVMLAAHMDQIGFLVKHIDGAGFLRLNPVGGFDTRNLFARLVTVCPDPRDPSRDLPGVMNPGGKPIHIADEADKNKVPQISEFVVDLGLPGDTVKKRVNVGDMVVIRPTFDVVGKTAVGQAMDNRIASWVAIRALHELEKSGSGHHCEIHCVFTVQEEVGCRGAGTSSYTIEPDVTISLDTTLCVDTPGVSEDQRVSKQGDGVGLLVMDSSMISDLELLEELERIGKRHKIKTQRTILPRGGNDGYAIQMKNAGRRVMALVCPTRYIHTVTEMVHLDDLNGMKDLLRGYLAQA is encoded by the coding sequence ATGGAACTTCTCGAAAAACTGATTAAGACCGCCGCGGTATCCGGCCGTGAGCATCGCATTCGCGAACTCATCATTCAGGAAACCAAAGGCCTCTTCGATGAAGTGCGCACCGATCCGCTGGGTTCACTGATCTGTGTTCGTCGGCCGCGACCTGCGAAAAATACCCGGAAGAAGGCGGACAACCCGCTCCGCGTGATGCTCGCAGCGCATATGGACCAGATCGGCTTTCTGGTGAAGCACATCGATGGAGCTGGCTTCCTGCGTCTCAATCCCGTCGGCGGATTTGACACACGAAATTTATTCGCGCGTCTCGTCACCGTCTGTCCCGATCCCCGCGATCCGTCGCGCGACCTGCCGGGCGTCATGAATCCGGGAGGCAAGCCGATCCACATTGCCGACGAAGCGGACAAGAACAAGGTGCCTCAGATCAGTGAGTTTGTCGTGGACCTGGGCTTGCCGGGTGACACCGTGAAAAAGCGTGTGAACGTCGGCGACATGGTGGTCATCCGCCCGACGTTTGACGTGGTGGGTAAAACCGCGGTCGGTCAGGCGATGGATAATCGTATCGCCAGTTGGGTTGCGATCCGTGCGCTCCATGAGCTGGAAAAATCTGGCTCCGGGCATCATTGCGAAATTCACTGCGTCTTTACCGTGCAGGAGGAAGTGGGCTGCCGCGGCGCGGGGACTTCGAGCTATACCATCGAGCCGGACGTTACCATCTCGCTGGATACGACATTGTGTGTAGATACGCCGGGTGTCTCGGAAGATCAGCGCGTCAGCAAGCAGGGCGACGGGGTGGGCTTACTGGTCATGGACTCGTCGATGATCAGCGATCTTGAACTGCTCGAAGAGCTTGAACGGATCGGCAAACGCCACAAGATCAAGACGCAGCGCACGATTTTGCCGCGTGGCGGGAATGACGGATATGCGATCCAGATGAAAAATGCAGGTCGCCGGGTGATGGCACTGGTTTGCCCGACGCGCTACATCCATACCGTCACCGAGATGGTGCACCTCGACGACCTCAATGGGATGAAAGATCTGCTGCGTGGATATCTCGCTCAGGCGTGA
- a CDS encoding pyrimidine/purine nucleoside phosphorylase yields MADAIPQKLDNVSVTCKANIYFDGKVVSHSVHIGGKKKTLGLIYPGTFKFNTDAPEKMEMTAGSARVKLAGQKDWTTYPAGTSFHVPGKSYFEIAVESGIAEYICSFE; encoded by the coding sequence TTGGCTGATGCCATCCCTCAAAAGCTCGATAACGTGTCCGTGACATGCAAGGCCAATATTTATTTCGACGGCAAGGTTGTCAGCCACTCCGTCCACATCGGTGGAAAAAAGAAGACGCTGGGGCTGATCTATCCGGGTACGTTCAAGTTCAACACAGACGCGCCGGAGAAGATGGAGATGACAGCCGGTTCGGCGCGGGTGAAACTCGCAGGGCAGAAAGACTGGACGACCTATCCGGCGGGCACATCCTTCCATGTTCCGGGGAAGTCGTACTTCGAGATTGCCGTCGAGAGCGGCATCGCCGAGTACATCTGCTCCTTTGAGTGA
- a CDS encoding PilZ domain-containing protein — protein sequence MRPPTNPVTFIADAPKKQDNRIRGRLRVELLKCKLGDVQDLSSTGMRVRRRGRLMVKKGEVHEVTLTSLVGKQTVQARVMWIKRVGFFKHDLGLKFEGLTPEIEKGITAIARISVDARFIYGDHRVGDLNT from the coding sequence GTGCGACCGCCAACGAATCCAGTGACGTTTATTGCCGACGCACCTAAGAAGCAGGACAACCGTATCCGTGGCCGGCTGCGGGTCGAACTACTCAAGTGCAAGCTCGGTGATGTACAGGACCTTTCCAGCACCGGCATGCGCGTGCGCCGCCGCGGCCGACTCATGGTTAAGAAGGGTGAAGTTCACGAGGTCACGCTCACCTCACTGGTCGGCAAACAGACTGTGCAGGCGCGTGTGATGTGGATCAAACGAGTCGGCTTCTTCAAACACGATCTCGGATTGAAGTTTGAGGGGCTGACCCCGGAGATCGAAAAAGGCATCACCGCAATTGCTCGGATTTCCGTGGACGCCCGTTTCATCTATGGCGATCATCGCGTCGGCGATCTCAATACCTGA
- a CDS encoding MotA/TolQ/ExbB proton channel family protein, translated as MDKASAIGLFIGLTCLGIVFYESSHGNFMMFYSLEGLLMVGGGSVSVCFMAMPMSKLKSVGGWFKSFLFQKGRSAVEVVQIMTDLAEKARRDGILALESDVARIKDTDPFLVKGLRMAIDGMDPAAIESTLRIEILAMQERHKAGKKFFDLIKLYGPGYGLVGTLVGQIGMFGNLEGGSIGSMGKSLAIAVCATMYGTVVANAICGPIGDKLGMRSAEEILNREMVLQGVMSLQAGDNPRLTLEKMTAFIPMSGRSQLKAAA; from the coding sequence ATGGACAAGGCCAGTGCCATCGGGCTCTTTATTGGATTGACGTGTCTTGGGATCGTCTTTTACGAGTCGTCCCACGGCAACTTCATGATGTTCTATTCGCTCGAAGGACTTCTCATGGTCGGCGGAGGTTCAGTCTCCGTCTGCTTCATGGCCATGCCGATGAGCAAGCTCAAGTCCGTCGGCGGCTGGTTCAAGTCGTTCCTGTTTCAGAAAGGTCGCAGTGCGGTCGAGGTCGTGCAGATCATGACCGACCTGGCGGAAAAGGCACGCCGTGACGGCATCCTCGCCCTCGAATCCGACGTTGCCAGAATCAAAGACACCGACCCGTTCCTCGTCAAAGGTCTGCGCATGGCGATCGACGGCATGGACCCCGCCGCAATCGAGTCCACCCTCCGTATTGAAATCCTCGCCATGCAGGAGCGACACAAGGCAGGCAAAAAATTCTTCGACCTCATCAAGCTCTACGGCCCCGGCTACGGGCTGGTAGGAACGCTCGTCGGTCAGATCGGTATGTTCGGCAACCTCGAAGGCGGCTCGATCGGCTCGATGGGTAAGTCGCTGGCGATCGCCGTTTGCGCGACGATGTACGGCACAGTCGTCGCTAACGCCATCTGCGGTCCCATTGGGGACAAACTCGGAATGCGCTCCGCCGAGGAAATCCTCAATCGTGAGATGGTGCTCCAGGGCGTGATGTCGCTCCAGGCGGGTGACAATCCCCGGCTGACCCTCGAAAAGATGACCGCGTTTATCCCGATGTCCGGCCGCTCACAGCTCAAGGCTGCGGCGTAA
- a CDS encoding OmpA family protein, which translates to MAEKHDEHHDKKKGGHAHSGGHGGGHGGGGHEEHEGAPEWLISFADNVTLMMGFFVIMLAMNMKPAETGGGGGAAGGGAGQPDAIDLSIAVREAFNNPVNLNSMNPSDLPLIQRLLERKGATEIQEPGPRGDDADLSSIRPGDYHQLSGAVPFEDGSTTLTSSAEATLADIASHMRGLRLVIEIRGHVSAAEAFQAPDRAMSLSFERTMTVAKALAEAGLDWKQMRLIAAGDNERLKPLVYDRSGQRRNQRVEVIVTNETMNDSSSNEGLNPLKVPETGSAPAPATESRASSNE; encoded by the coding sequence ATGGCTGAAAAGCACGACGAACATCACGACAAGAAAAAAGGCGGCCACGCTCACAGCGGCGGCCACGGGGGCGGGCATGGCGGCGGCGGTCACGAGGAGCACGAAGGCGCTCCCGAATGGCTGATCTCGTTTGCTGACAACGTGACGCTGATGATGGGCTTCTTTGTCATCATGCTGGCGATGAACATGAAACCCGCTGAGACCGGCGGCGGAGGCGGTGCGGCAGGCGGCGGAGCCGGCCAACCCGATGCTATCGACCTCTCCATCGCGGTGCGCGAGGCTTTTAATAATCCCGTCAATCTCAACTCCATGAACCCTTCCGATCTCCCGCTCATCCAGCGGTTGCTCGAACGCAAGGGTGCAACGGAAATTCAGGAGCCCGGCCCGCGCGGTGATGATGCGGACCTCTCATCCATCCGTCCGGGTGATTACCACCAGCTCTCCGGCGCGGTGCCGTTTGAGGATGGATCAACCACGCTGACAAGCTCCGCCGAGGCAACACTGGCAGACATCGCCAGTCACATGAGGGGATTGCGGCTGGTGATCGAAATTCGCGGCCATGTCAGTGCAGCAGAGGCGTTTCAGGCACCGGATCGCGCGATGTCTCTGTCGTTTGAACGAACGATGACCGTCGCCAAAGCATTAGCGGAGGCGGGGCTGGATTGGAAGCAGATGCGTCTCATCGCTGCGGGTGACAACGAGCGACTCAAGCCGCTCGTCTATGATCGCAGCGGTCAGAGGCGTAATCAGCGGGTCGAGGTCATCGTAACCAACGAGACGATGAACGACTCCTCATCCAACGAAGGGCTTAATCCACTCAAAGTTCCGGAAACCGGAAGTGCGCCAGCACCTGCTACTGAATCGAGAGCCTCATCGAATGAGTAG